The following coding sequences are from one Candidatus Acidiferrales bacterium window:
- a CDS encoding PBP1A family penicillin-binding protein, with protein sequence MRIRMARGFWTSRFGLALLGAALCVLLIGAGIFTFYWVRDSHLIDERLTGQVFGHASHIYSAPQKIFVGQSMTPQDFAGYLVNNGYSGAKGGGATGGFQVGKSSVTVYPSEDSYFNGENPLRVTFAAGKITAIRLLSFNASVSSAQIEPELLTNLFDDSREKRRVVRYEDLPSTLIHAVLAAEDKRFFEHGGFDPIRIAGAAIADLRHDARAQGASTIDMQVARSFFFSTERTWRRKFAETMVALELDHRFSKERILELYANEIYLGNRGSFAIRGFGEGAEAYFGVDVRDLDLAQCAFLAGIIRSPNRYTSAERHPGRVADARDRVLRQMLEDGYITPAQENAARAEALKFVGGGGSSRTAPFFVDMVRDSLLDQYSQSDLTTQSYRIYTTLDPNLQAAAEQAVQVGMKDVDDALARRYALEKRKGLPATKPQVALIAMDPRSGAILALVGGRDYGESQLNHALARRQPGSSFKPFVYAAAFDNAVAGLQPVVTPETTVVDEPTTFTFDGNDYTPNNDEGQFYGTVTAREALTHSLNVATVKFAQMVGYDRVKDFTQQLGLDPGIQATPAMALGSYVMTPLEVAAGYTIFADNGVRAEPRFLNKVVSADGSILQRSIPQTKALLDPRVAYLVTNILEDVINHGTGNRVRTLGFDAPAAGKTGTSKDGWFAGYTTNLLCIVWVGYDDDRDLGLSGANSAAPVWAEFMKRAEALPAYQDMQEFPEPQGLVNVTVDPQSGDLATVNCPDTVNEVYIAGTEPTAFCPDNGAGGLSNAPPVSWLSHLFGKSSTPPPPGSQSATEPGKTGASAAKAAPPAVPAPPPGSPAAAAPPQNKKSLLDKIFGIFGSNKKPPAKPKPDQ encoded by the coding sequence TTGCGTATCCGGATGGCCCGCGGATTCTGGACCTCGCGTTTCGGCCTGGCGCTGCTGGGAGCGGCTCTCTGCGTCTTGCTCATCGGCGCCGGGATTTTCACGTTCTATTGGGTTCGCGATAGCCATCTCATTGACGAACGCCTCACGGGCCAGGTCTTCGGCCATGCGTCCCACATTTACTCCGCGCCACAGAAGATTTTTGTCGGCCAGAGCATGACGCCGCAGGACTTCGCCGGCTATCTCGTCAACAACGGCTATTCAGGGGCCAAGGGCGGCGGCGCCACCGGCGGCTTTCAAGTCGGAAAATCCTCCGTAACCGTCTATCCGTCTGAGGATTCTTATTTCAACGGCGAAAACCCTCTGCGCGTGACCTTTGCTGCTGGAAAGATCACCGCGATTCGCCTGCTCTCCTTTAACGCATCGGTCAGTTCCGCGCAGATCGAGCCCGAACTTCTCACCAATCTCTTTGACGATTCTCGTGAAAAGCGCCGCGTCGTGCGTTATGAAGACTTGCCGTCGACGCTCATCCACGCCGTTCTTGCGGCTGAGGACAAGCGCTTCTTCGAGCATGGCGGCTTCGACCCCATTCGTATCGCTGGCGCCGCCATCGCCGACCTGCGTCACGACGCTCGCGCGCAGGGCGCCAGCACGATTGACATGCAAGTCGCGCGCAGCTTCTTCTTTTCCACCGAGCGCACCTGGCGCCGCAAATTCGCCGAAACCATGGTCGCCTTGGAGCTCGATCATCGCTTCTCCAAGGAGCGAATTCTTGAGCTTTACGCCAACGAAATCTATCTCGGCAATCGCGGCAGCTTCGCCATTCGCGGATTCGGCGAGGGCGCCGAAGCCTATTTCGGTGTGGATGTCCGCGATCTCGATCTGGCCCAGTGCGCCTTCCTCGCCGGCATCATTCGCTCGCCGAATCGCTACACCTCCGCCGAGCGTCATCCCGGTCGCGTTGCTGATGCGCGCGATCGTGTCCTGCGCCAGATGCTGGAGGACGGTTACATCACGCCCGCGCAGGAAAATGCCGCTCGCGCCGAGGCTCTCAAATTCGTCGGCGGCGGTGGTTCCAGCCGCACCGCTCCCTTTTTCGTTGACATGGTCCGCGATTCTCTCCTCGACCAGTATTCGCAGTCCGACTTGACCACGCAGAGCTACCGCATTTACACCACGCTCGATCCCAATCTCCAGGCCGCCGCGGAGCAAGCTGTTCAAGTCGGCATGAAGGACGTGGATGACGCCTTGGCCCGCCGCTACGCTCTCGAAAAACGCAAGGGCCTTCCTGCAACCAAACCGCAAGTCGCGCTCATTGCCATGGATCCCCGGAGTGGGGCCATCCTCGCGCTCGTCGGTGGCCGCGATTATGGTGAGAGCCAGCTCAATCACGCGCTCGCTCGCCGCCAGCCCGGCTCTTCCTTCAAGCCTTTCGTCTATGCCGCTGCTTTTGATAATGCTGTCGCCGGTCTCCAGCCCGTCGTCACGCCGGAGACCACCGTCGTTGACGAACCGACAACCTTCACTTTCGACGGCAATGACTACACGCCGAATAACGACGAAGGCCAGTTTTACGGTACCGTCACCGCTCGCGAAGCGCTCACGCATTCTCTCAATGTCGCCACCGTGAAATTCGCGCAGATGGTCGGCTATGACCGCGTGAAGGATTTCACGCAGCAGCTCGGGCTTGACCCTGGCATTCAGGCGACTCCCGCCATGGCTCTGGGCTCTTATGTCATGACGCCTCTCGAGGTCGCCGCGGGGTACACGATTTTCGCCGATAACGGCGTACGCGCCGAACCGCGGTTCCTGAATAAAGTCGTCAGCGCGGATGGCTCCATTCTTCAAAGATCCATCCCGCAAACCAAGGCCCTCCTCGATCCTCGCGTCGCCTATCTGGTCACGAATATTCTTGAAGACGTCATCAACCACGGCACCGGCAATCGCGTCCGCACTCTTGGTTTTGACGCCCCCGCCGCAGGCAAGACGGGAACTTCGAAGGATGGCTGGTTCGCCGGCTACACGACAAACCTCCTCTGCATCGTTTGGGTGGGATACGACGACGACCGCGACCTCGGCCTTTCCGGTGCGAACTCTGCCGCTCCTGTATGGGCCGAATTCATGAAGCGTGCCGAGGCCTTGCCTGCCTATCAGGACATGCAGGAGTTTCCTGAGCCGCAGGGCCTTGTAAATGTCACCGTGGACCCGCAATCCGGCGATCTGGCCACGGTGAACTGCCCCGATACGGTCAACGAGGTCTATATCGCCGGGACGGAGCCAACAGCATTTTGTCCGGATAATGGTGCCGGAGGCCTTTCAAACGCTCCTCCTGTTTCGTGGCTTTCTCATCTTTTTGGCAAATCATCCACTCCGCCTCCCCCCGGCTCGCAATCGGCAACAGAGCCAGGCAAAACCGGCGCATCGGCTGCGAAAGCCGCGCCGCCCGCTGTGCCCGCTCCTCCGCCGGGCTCGCCAGCGGCTGCTGCACCTCCTCAAAATAAAAAGAGTCTGCTGGACAAGATTTTTGGTATCTTTGGAAGTAATAAAAAACCGCCAGCCAAACCGAAGCCGGATCAGTAG